In a single window of the Archocentrus centrarchus isolate MPI-CPG fArcCen1 unplaced genomic scaffold, fArcCen1 scaffold_42_ctg1, whole genome shotgun sequence genome:
- the LOC115777047 gene encoding uncharacterized protein LOC115777047, with the protein MTRNPQIAVNLSLTLEYPTDRDTNTYTCTIYNREGNIMVKKQVKLFVRVPQVEVDSEVESVQLSCKTKVPLPKDAKVEWTCIHIRTTEVHVYQNGSDQPEEQDEFYRGRTEMNKDPLNSGDLSLTLRLPTDRDNYTYTCTVYSREGDILMKRQVRLRVKVCQVEVEEGKGVEFVQLPFKTTGDLSNAQVEWWRYEPEPPMTVHKYQNGPDQTDEQNQFYRDRTKMNEDLLKSGDLSLTLKCPTDRDTGKYICRVEAKGMKRKKTVLLRVINCVMELVEGAGSVQLPFTTIGDLPLDAEVQWKRIKPKPSIMVHLYQSSSDQLEEQHQDYRDRTEMNEDLLKTGDLSLTLKLPTQRDSGEYICTVCSKERSISRETTVLLKVKGRVHVQDQTGTSGTPLMAHQSV; encoded by the exons ATGACGAGAAACCCGCAGATAGCTGTGAACCTCAGTTTGACCCTGGAATAccccacagacagagacacaaacacctacacctgcaccatctaCAACAGGGAGGGAAACATCATGGTGAAGAAACAAGTGAAGCTCtttgtcagag tgccccaggtggaggtggattcagaggtggagtctgtccagctctcctgcaAAACCAAAGTTCCTCTGCCTAAAGATGCTAAAGTGGAGTGGACCTGCATTCACATCCGGACCACAGAAGTCCACGTGTATCAGAAcggctctgaccagcctgaaGAACAGGATGAGTTTTACAGAGGCCGAACAGAGATGAATAAAGACCCGCTGAActctggagacctcagtctgaccctgagactccccacagacagagacaactacacctacacctgcaccgtctacagCAGGGAGGGAGACATCCTGATGAAGAGACAAGTGAGGCTTcgggtcaaag tGTGTCAGGTGGAGGTAGAGGAGGGGAAGGGGGTGGAGTTTGTCCAGCTACCCTTCAAAACCACAGGTGACCTGTCCAACGCACAGGTGGAGTGGTGGCGCTATGAACCTGAACCACCAATGACGGTCCACAAATATCAGAATGGCCCAGACCAGACTGACGAACAGAACCAGTTTTACAGAGACAGAACGAAGATGAACGAAGACCTGCTGAAAagtggagacctcagtctgaccctgaagtGCCCCACAGACAGGGACACAGGAAAATACATCTGCAGAGTCGAGGCCAAGGGGatgaagagaaagaagacaGTGCTGCTCAGAGTGATAA ACTGTGTGATGGAGCTGGTGGAGGGGGCGGGGTCTGTTCAGCTGCCCTTCACTACTATAGGTGACCTGCCTTTAGATGCTGAAGTGCAGTGGAAACGCATTAAGCCCAAACCATCAATTATGGTCCACCTGTATCAGAGCAGCTCTGACCAGCTTGAAGAACAGCACCAGGATTACAGAGACCGAacagagatgaatgaagacctgctgaaaactggagacctcagtctgaccctgaaactgcccacacagagagacagtggAGAATACATCTGTACTGTCTGCAGCAAAGAAAGAAGCATCTCAAGAGAAACAACAGTGCtactcaaggtcaaag GGAGAGTTCACGTCCAGGATCAAACAGGAACATCAGGAACTCCTCTGATGGCTCATCAATCAGTTTGA